Below is a window of Picosynechococcus sp. PCC 7002 DNA.
ATCCAATGATCTCACCGGTGATACTCGCTTGTTGATGCGACGCAATATTAATCAACGGGTGCGGGCGATCGCCCCATTTTTGCGGTTTGATCGTGATCCCTACCTTGTGTCAGCTGACATTGGTGAGACCAACCGCCTCGGCGAAAAAAATTACCTCTATTGGATTTTGGATGCCTACACCACCAGTGACCATTATCCCTATGCCGATCCGGGGCGACATCCTTTCAACTACATCCGCAACTCCGTCAAGGTGGTGATCAATGCCTACAATGGCACGGTGCGTTTTTATATCGCCGATGCCGCCGATCCGATGATCCAAACTTGGGCAAGGGCCTTTCCAGAATTGTTTCGTTCCTTTGCCGAATTGCCCGATGGTTTAAAAGAACACCTGCGCTATCCAACTGACTTGTTTAATGTGCAGTCCGAACGCCTCCTGAGCTATCACATGCAGGATCCCCAGGTTTTCTATAACCGCGAAGACCAGTGGGAAATTCCCCAGGAAGTTTATGGAAATGAACCCCAGGAGATCGCCCCCTACTATCTGATCATGCGGCTACCCACGGCCACTTCAGAGGAATTTATTTTGCTCCATCCCTATACCCCCACCAGTCGCCCTAATTTAATTGCCTGGTTAGCGGGCCGCGCCGATGGAGAACATTACGGCAAGCTGTTACTTTACCAATTCCCGAAACAGAAGTTGATTTATGGGCCGGATCAAATTGAAGCCCTCATTAAACAAGACCCGGTTATTTCCCAGCAAATTTCCCTCTGGAATCGAGAAGGTTCCCGGGCAGTGCAGGGCAAGTTATTGGTAATTCCCATCGAACAGTCGCTCCTCTATGTGGAACCCCTTTACCTAGAGGCCGAAGAAAATAGCGTCCCGACCTTGGCACGGGTGATCGTGGTTTATAACAACCAAATTGTGATGTCCCGCACCTTGGAAACAGCCCTCAACACGATTTTTCGTCCGGAGCAAGTAGCGCCCCAGGAGGAGACGATTTTTCGGGATCTAGAAACAGATGTGGTCGTTCCACCACCTGTCTAGGGAAATTGCCCTTCAGCGCAAATATCACAATTTATGAGCGATCGCCTTTTGCGGCGGTGACCTGAACCATCATGAAGGGATTAGTGATGGATTTGGTAATAACCCATGTTTTTTGATTGCTTTGGGAAGGTCGTTCGTTCTACGGTGCTGGTGTCTGGGGCCATGGTCAGTTTGGCAATCGCCCCCCTATCTCTCTGGGCTGAAACGGTAGAATTGCAACTGCTTCACCTCAATGATGTCTATGAAATTACGCCCCTGGGTGGTGGGGCAACGGGGGGCCTGGCGCGGTTGGCGACCCTACGCAAGGAACTGCTCGCCGAAAATCCCCACACTTTCACCGTTTTAGCTGGGGATTTATTTAGTCCGTCGGCCTTGGGGACTGCGGTGGTTGATGGCGATCGCCTCGCAGGAAAACAAATTGTGGCGGTGATGAACCAAGTGGGCTTGGATCTTGCCACCTTCGGTAACCACGAATTTGACATCAGCGAATCCCAGTTCAAGCAACGCTTAGCAGAATCAGATTTCCAGTGGTTTTCGGGGAATGTCCTGACGGCGGCGGGGGAACCCTGGGATAATGTACCTCCCTACGTGATTGAAACCATTTATGGTGAGGCGGGCACCCCGGTGCGTGTTGGTTTTGTGGGGGTGGTAATTCCGAGCAATCCCGTAGATTACGTCACCTATCTCGACCCGCTAGAACAGATGGAAATCCTCGTCGCAGAATTAGAGGCACAAACGGATATTATTGTGGCGGTCACTCACCTGGCGATGCAGGATGACCATCATCTTGCTGAAAATATCCCGGAAATTGACCTAATCCTGGGGGGCCACGACCATGAAAATATTCAACAGTGGCGTGGTGCGGATTTTACGCCGATTTTCAAGGCCGATGCCAATGCTCGCACGGTTTATCTCCATAATCTCAGCTACGACACAGAAACGGAGCAGCTTACAGTTCAATCACATTTGCAACCGATTACCGGGGCGATCGCCGCAGATCCAGAAACAGAACAGGAGGTTAATTATTGGCAGCAACTGGCCTTTGATGGTTTTCGGGCTGATGGTTTTGAACCAGAGCAAATCATTACCGAAAGTCCAATCGCCCTAGATGGTTTGGAAAGTTCCGTGCGCAACCAAGCCACAGCGTTAACGGACATCATTGCCCAGTCGATGTTAACGGCGACACCCGCTGCCGAATTAGCCATTTTTAATGGCGGCTCGATCCGTGTTGATGATGTGCTGCCTCCCGGCCCGTTGTCCCAGTATGATGTGATTCGGATTTTGCCCTTCGGCGGAAATTTGGCCACCGTCGAGATCAAGGGCACAACCTTGGAACGCATTCTCAATCAAGGTTTAGCCAATCGCGGCACCGGGGGATATTTGCAAACGGCGAGGGTGACCTTTGTCCCGGAAAGTCAAACCTGGCAAATTGGCGATCGCCCTTTAGATCCCGAACGCATTTATCGGGTCGCAGCGACGGAATTTCTCATCTCCGGGCGAGAAACGGGCCTCGATTTCTTCACGCCTGACCATCCCGATGTGACCTTGCTCGAAACGGGAGAAGATGTACGTTTTGCCTTTATTCAACAGCTCCAACAGGAATGGATCGATTAGAACCCTCCCCTAGCCCTTCCGCTGGAAGGGAACAAGAAGTCTCCCTTATGAAGGGAGATTTAGAGGGATGTGGGGGATGTCCTATTTTTCAAACCGTACCGCATACCACTGCAAAAAACCGTCCTCAATTTCCAATTCACAATAATCTGCGAGGAGTTGATCAATTTGCGCTTCCTGGGAGGAAAGGTTCGCTAACTCTGGGGGCAGTAGATCCGGCTGGGTAGCAAATAGATCCTGGAAAAAAGTACGAATTTCTTCCGGCTCCATCAATTGTTCCGGGTGGTCGTGGCGCAACACCACATAACCATCCACTTGGTACATAATCGGATCTGCCATAATATGCCTTAATGCTTTTTGGTTTAATTGTACGCCTATGGCCCCCATCAGTGAGCTCACTCAAAATCCCCTCGTTTGTCTGCCCTACGAACAGGTCTTTGCAAGCCTAGGCGATCGCTTTTCTGATGAAGTGACAGCGGCAGATTTTCCTCACCATGAGCTACGCTTCCGCAATGACGCCGTTTTAGAAAAATTGGGCCTTGAACCGAAACAAGTAGACGATCAAGATTTTCTCGAAGCGTTTGGTCAGTTCCAAGCGCCCCATCCCTTGCGGGCCATGTGTTACCACGGCTATCAATTCGGTCAGTACAATCCTCAGTTAGGGGACGGACGGGGTTTTCTCTACGGGCAGGTGCGCGCCCAGGATGGCTTACTCTACGATCTCGGTACGAAAGGTTCTGGGCAAACTCCCTATTCCCGCAATGGTGATGGGCGTTTAACCCTTAAGGGCGGCGTTCGGGAAGTTTTGGCGGCAGAAGCATTGCATCAACTGGGGGTAAATACCTCCCGCTGTCTAAGCTTGATCGAAACGGGGGAATCCCTCTGGCGGGGGGACGAGCCTTCTCCCACTCGGTCTTCAGTGATGGTCAGGTTCCAGCGATCGCATATTCGGTTTGGCACCTTTGAACGGCTCTACTATCTGCAACGGCGGGATTTGTTACAGCAACTCCTCGACCATGTGGTGGAACATTACTACGACGAATATGTTGGGGATGAGGATGCCTACGCCCTGTTTTACGCTGATTTGGTGAAGCGGGTGGCACGATTAGCGGCCCAGTGGATGGCGGCGGGCTTTTGCCACGGGGTATTAAATACGGACAATATGGCAATTACGGGGGAAAGCTTTGATTATGGACCCTACGCGTTTATTTCCAGCTATGACCGCAAGTTTACGGCGGCTTACTTCGACTACAGTGGTCGCTATAGCTACGGCAACCAACCAATGATCTGTCGTCTGAATTTGGAAATGTTGCAAATGCCCCTGGCGCTGGTGATGGATAAGCGGGATTTGGCGACGGGCCTCGTGAATTATGAAATCGAATATGAGCAAACCTATCGCCAGTTAATGCTCGAAAAATTGGGGCTGCGAGATTTGCCGGAAGATCTAGGGGCCGATCTGTTTGCCGCCACCCTAGCACTGTTGGAGGAAACCCAAACGGGCTACCACGACTTTTTCTATCAGTTGGCAGCTCAGTTTAATTACGCTTGGCGATCGCATTCCAGCACCATTTTGGAAAATAGTGATTTGTCAGGGCCGCTCTTTGAACAATGGCAAGGACTTTACCAGCGGGCTTTACAAGAAATCCCTGAACCTGAGTTGGCACAAATTGGCGATCGCCTCCAGCAGACCAATCCAAAAACGGCTCTACTGCGTCCGGTGATCGAATCTGTTTGGGAACCGATCACCACAGAAAATAACTGGCAACCCTTTAACGAGTTACTCGACAGAATTCGCACGAAACAATAATCTTTTGAACGAAACAGTTTTTATTTTGATTGAGATTAACCCCGATGGAATGGATAGACGAAGCTAAAGAACTCTTTAAAAAAATACCCTTTTTTGTGCGACCCTTTGCCAAAAAGAAAATTGAAAAACTTGCCGAAGAAATGGGAGCAAAAATTATCGATAAGGAGATTTATATCCAGGCTAAAGCTCAATTTAATGACCCCAAAAAATCGGGGGAAGCCTAATTTTATCGCCCGTGATTGGGAAAAGTGAGAATATCGACAGCCGCCACATCACAGGCTTTGCCATCGCCCATCACTGCCCGCATTTCTTGATAATCTTGCTGGAGTTGGGCTTGGCGATCGCCATCCTGGAGTAATGCCAAAGATTCCTGGGCAATGCGGAGGGCGGTCGCTTCTGTTTGTAGTAATTCGGGAACGATGCGCCGCATCAGGGTCAAATTCACTGGACACATGAACGGAATCGAAAATTTCAGCAGATGTTTCGCAATCCAAGCGGTGACGGGATGCACTTTGTACAGCACCACCTGGGGGACGTCTAACAGGGCAATTTCGAGGTTTACGGTGCCCGATTTTGTGATCGCTAGATCCGCAGCGGCGATCGCCAAGGGAGTCTGGGCTGGGTCATCGATGAGAATTGCATTTAAACCTGCCTCATTGATGTCTGTTTCTAGGGTTTTGCGATAGTGAGGTAGAGCGACGGGAATTAAAAACTTCACCTCCGGCACCTGACGCTGGAGAATTTTGGCCGCTTCCACCATCACAGGTAAGA
It encodes the following:
- a CDS encoding chlororespiratory reduction protein 7 produces the protein MADPIMYQVDGYVVLRHDHPEQLMEPEEIRTFFQDLFATQPDLLPPELANLSSQEAQIDQLLADYCELEIEDGFLQWYAVRFEK
- a CDS encoding bifunctional metallophosphatase/5'-nucleotidase, coding for MFFDCFGKVVRSTVLVSGAMVSLAIAPLSLWAETVELQLLHLNDVYEITPLGGGATGGLARLATLRKELLAENPHTFTVLAGDLFSPSALGTAVVDGDRLAGKQIVAVMNQVGLDLATFGNHEFDISESQFKQRLAESDFQWFSGNVLTAAGEPWDNVPPYVIETIYGEAGTPVRVGFVGVVIPSNPVDYVTYLDPLEQMEILVAELEAQTDIIVAVTHLAMQDDHHLAENIPEIDLILGGHDHENIQQWRGADFTPIFKADANARTVYLHNLSYDTETEQLTVQSHLQPITGAIAADPETEQEVNYWQQLAFDGFRADGFEPEQIITESPIALDGLESSVRNQATALTDIIAQSMLTATPAAELAIFNGGSIRVDDVLPPGPLSQYDVIRILPFGGNLATVEIKGTTLERILNQGLANRGTGGYLQTARVTFVPESQTWQIGDRPLDPERIYRVAATEFLISGRETGLDFFTPDHPDVTLLETGEDVRFAFIQQLQQEWID
- a CDS encoding protein adenylyltransferase SelO, with protein sequence MAPISELTQNPLVCLPYEQVFASLGDRFSDEVTAADFPHHELRFRNDAVLEKLGLEPKQVDDQDFLEAFGQFQAPHPLRAMCYHGYQFGQYNPQLGDGRGFLYGQVRAQDGLLYDLGTKGSGQTPYSRNGDGRLTLKGGVREVLAAEALHQLGVNTSRCLSLIETGESLWRGDEPSPTRSSVMVRFQRSHIRFGTFERLYYLQRRDLLQQLLDHVVEHYYDEYVGDEDAYALFYADLVKRVARLAAQWMAAGFCHGVLNTDNMAITGESFDYGPYAFISSYDRKFTAAYFDYSGRYSYGNQPMICRLNLEMLQMPLALVMDKRDLATGLVNYEIEYEQTYRQLMLEKLGLRDLPEDLGADLFAATLALLEETQTGYHDFFYQLAAQFNYAWRSHSSTILENSDLSGPLFEQWQGLYQRALQEIPEPELAQIGDRLQQTNPKTALLRPVIESVWEPITTENNWQPFNELLDRIRTKQ
- a CDS encoding PCP reductase family protein, whose amino-acid sequence is MEWIDEAKELFKKIPFFVRPFAKKKIEKLAEEMGAKIIDKEIYIQAKAQFNDPKKSGEA